From a single Ignavibacteria bacterium genomic region:
- a CDS encoding choice-of-anchor A family protein: protein MKSRFLCTMFMLLWIIVLSGNSPAQTQCDLSKFATYTAAGWSCDATSDYDNIGRLRDFYFPQKFPNGLAIGGKYTIKLTSSQALVAYLKGDGNPDKLSHSYVNPSSTESGIFGIQVAALTLNAFADEILKSGSSYLLLKDLVIASGTLQGKTVSEFLALANKALGGEDAGYTVSVLNEIASRVNGNFEEGKVNRGYLSCPSEHGVLAIGDRVWLDSNKNGIQDQGEPGIQSVTVKLYNCDNTLSATAVTNAEGNYSFTNLGTGSYYIKVVVPEGYTVTLQDQGTNDAVDSDIDKDGKSKCYTPAGCKCDYDKIVDAGLYKTSQENYLLGDFVWNDLNGNGIQDQGEPGIQGITVELRNCVGTLISNRITDANGKYTFINVPVGSYFIKIVASNYTVSPKNQGADDAKDSDIGPDGKTECFNVAANVTNLTVDAGLIKQSQDCTDLEVVVTSSKTSLQCAETFTYTVTVKYLGPSAASSVVVGDVLPLGVDYLSANASQGSYNSSDGKWSVGSLAVGASAALKINVKVNCDEMAKKSLDFGPARDYNVFVFENLTQPSADTQGKMAVGGDAYLANYSVGDLLPPNSGNVLVVGGNLTFISGAINNGNAVYGGTTNLPQMAVSITGGTLINGRPIDFAQAKTYLQNLSMTLSGYTVNGTVSSQWGTMTLTGTDPFMNVFKISGSDLSNTHNLVINAPGGSVVIINVSGQNISWMGGMSVNGPAAGNIVFNFYQALTLKIQGIAVIGSVLAPLAALEFPAGLITGQVIVRCMTGSGQFNTAPFGGNISASFVITNTATLLSSVPVDIVLANNTSSVTVNVSTSGSGGGTIPITPTWSFGQLIYAFAFDGCNVYAATWGGKIYKSTDSGLTWVVFSETIESTYIWSLTVVQGRVFAATAKGIYVYNGTKWVVAGCANLDVHDIVFYNGVLYAATWSSGVYMSVDLGVSWKAINSGFNIWPVIQAITVAGNGDLYAATFGFGIYRLAYGTTTWVQVNCSFQMFWTIAASKTMLFAASYGDGLYQSVNGQTWTKVTTLPVQFIYTIGVAPCGRIYVSSLTGGIYMSEDNGLTWKHLGFDGCNVCALVVDPSTEEVICGTKSGEVYRLSASLTNGGEKPEIPAEFSLKQNYPNPFNPSTTIEFAAPEAGDYTLKVYDMLGREVATLLSGTLTAGYHKAVFNADKVPSGVYVYRLTGNKVAMSRKMMLVR from the coding sequence ATGAAGAGTCGATTCTTATGCACTATGTTCATGCTGCTATGGATTATTGTCCTTTCCGGGAATAGCCCGGCACAAACCCAATGCGATCTGAGCAAATTTGCTACCTATACCGCAGCTGGATGGAGCTGCGATGCAACCAGCGACTATGATAACATAGGAAGGCTGCGCGATTTTTATTTTCCTCAGAAGTTCCCCAACGGCCTTGCCATTGGCGGAAAATACACCATAAAACTTACTTCATCTCAGGCGCTGGTTGCCTATCTGAAGGGAGATGGAAACCCTGACAAGCTAAGTCACAGCTACGTGAATCCTTCCTCTACTGAAAGCGGAATCTTCGGCATTCAGGTTGCAGCCCTGACATTAAATGCTTTTGCCGATGAAATATTAAAGTCCGGTTCAAGCTACCTTTTACTGAAGGATCTCGTTATAGCTTCAGGAACACTACAGGGGAAAACTGTTTCGGAATTCCTTGCCTTGGCCAATAAAGCGCTTGGCGGTGAGGATGCCGGCTATACAGTGTCGGTCCTTAACGAAATAGCCTCCAGGGTAAACGGAAACTTTGAGGAGGGGAAAGTAAACCGGGGTTATCTCAGCTGCCCTTCTGAACATGGCGTGCTGGCTATTGGCGACAGGGTCTGGCTGGATAGCAACAAGAACGGAATACAGGACCAGGGAGAGCCCGGAATCCAAAGCGTCACGGTGAAACTTTATAACTGCGATAACACGCTTTCGGCAACGGCTGTTACAAACGCCGAGGGGAACTATTCTTTTACAAACCTTGGCACGGGCAGCTATTATATAAAGGTTGTTGTACCCGAGGGGTATACCGTAACGCTGCAGGACCAGGGTACAAATGATGCCGTGGATTCAGACATTGATAAAGACGGAAAAAGCAAATGCTACACGCCCGCAGGCTGCAAATGCGACTATGATAAAATTGTGGATGCGGGACTTTATAAGACAAGCCAGGAAAACTACCTCCTGGGCGACTTTGTATGGAATGACCTGAATGGAAACGGAATTCAGGATCAGGGTGAACCCGGCATTCAGGGAATTACAGTTGAACTGCGTAACTGCGTGGGGACACTGATATCGAACAGGATAACAGATGCCAATGGAAAGTACACTTTTATTAATGTTCCTGTGGGGAGCTACTTTATTAAGATAGTTGCATCGAACTATACGGTAAGTCCCAAGAACCAGGGCGCAGACGACGCAAAGGACTCTGATATAGGTCCTGACGGCAAAACCGAATGTTTTAATGTTGCCGCAAATGTTACCAATCTTACCGTGGATGCAGGACTCATAAAACAGAGCCAGGATTGCACCGATCTTGAAGTGGTGGTTACCTCCAGCAAGACAAGCCTTCAGTGTGCAGAGACATTTACCTACACTGTAACTGTAAAGTACCTGGGCCCTTCTGCGGCTTCTTCTGTAGTTGTCGGCGACGTTCTGCCTCTTGGGGTTGATTACCTGAGCGCAAATGCATCACAGGGATCATATAATTCATCAGACGGAAAATGGTCCGTCGGAAGCCTTGCCGTAGGCGCAAGCGCGGCGCTGAAAATCAATGTAAAAGTCAACTGCGATGAAATGGCTAAAAAATCTCTGGACTTTGGTCCCGCCAGGGATTACAACGTTTTTGTATTTGAGAACCTGACGCAGCCTTCTGCAGATACACAGGGCAAAATGGCAGTTGGAGGCGATGCTTACCTGGCGAACTACTCCGTTGGCGACCTCCTGCCTCCAAACAGCGGCAATGTGCTTGTAGTAGGAGGCAACCTGACTTTTATCAGCGGGGCAATAAATAACGGCAATGCGGTCTATGGCGGAACTACAAACCTTCCGCAGATGGCCGTCTCAATTACCGGGGGCACTCTGATAAACGGCCGCCCGATTGATTTTGCACAGGCTAAAACATACCTGCAGAACCTGTCAATGACGCTTTCAGGCTACACTGTAAACGGCACTGTCTCCTCGCAATGGGGAACCATGACGCTTACAGGAACAGATCCGTTCATGAATGTTTTTAAGATTTCAGGAAGTGACCTTTCAAATACTCATAACCTTGTAATTAACGCCCCCGGGGGATCTGTTGTAATTATAAACGTGTCGGGGCAGAATATTTCCTGGATGGGAGGCATGAGCGTGAACGGGCCTGCAGCAGGCAATATAGTCTTTAATTTCTATCAGGCGCTCACGCTTAAAATTCAGGGGATCGCGGTAATTGGATCAGTGCTTGCCCCTCTGGCCGCACTCGAATTCCCGGCGGGGTTAATAACAGGGCAGGTAATAGTCAGGTGCATGACGGGTTCAGGACAGTTTAATACGGCGCCCTTCGGAGGCAATATATCTGCCAGCTTTGTTATTACAAATACGGCGACACTATTGTCGAGTGTGCCGGTGGATATTGTACTGGCAAATAATACTTCGAGTGTAACTGTAAATGTCAGCACCTCCGGCAGTGGCGGCGGAACAATTCCAATTACTCCAACATGGTCTTTCGGTCAGCTTATCTATGCATTCGCCTTCGATGGATGCAACGTTTATGCCGCAACCTGGGGCGGAAAAATATATAAGTCAACTGATTCGGGCCTGACCTGGGTTGTATTTTCCGAAACCATAGAATCTACATATATATGGTCCCTTACCGTGGTGCAGGGGCGTGTCTTTGCCGCAACGGCAAAAGGGATTTATGTATATAACGGTACTAAATGGGTTGTGGCAGGCTGCGCAAACCTGGACGTCCACGACATAGTATTCTATAACGGTGTGCTCTATGCCGCAACATGGAGCTCGGGAGTTTACATGTCAGTGGATTTAGGAGTAAGCTGGAAGGCGATTAATAGCGGCTTTAACATCTGGCCGGTAATTCAGGCAATTACCGTTGCCGGTAACGGCGATCTGTATGCTGCAACCTTCGGATTCGGCATATACCGGCTGGCCTATGGAACTACTACATGGGTTCAGGTAAACTGCTCATTCCAGATGTTCTGGACGATAGCTGCCTCAAAGACAATGCTCTTTGCCGCAAGCTATGGTGACGGGCTCTATCAGTCCGTTAACGGGCAGACATGGACAAAAGTAACCACTTTGCCCGTGCAGTTCATTTACACGATTGGTGTTGCTCCCTGCGGCAGGATTTACGTCAGTTCACTTACCGGAGGCATTTATATGTCGGAGGACAACGGCCTGACATGGAAACATTTGGGCTTTGACGGCTGCAACGTTTGTGCTCTTGTAGTGGATCCTTCAACCGAAGAGGTCATTTGTGGAACCAAAAGCGGCGAGGTCTACAGGCTTTCCGCAAGCCTTACAAACGGCGGGGAGAAGCCTGAAATTCCGGCTGAATTCAGCCTGAAGCAGAACTATCCTAACCCGTTCAACCCGTCAACTACGATTGAATTTGCGGCTCCGGAGGCAGGCGACTATACGTTAAAAGTCTATGACATGCTTGGCCGGGAAGTTGCAACTCTCTTAAGCGGCACCCTTACGGCAGGATATCACAAGGCGGTATTTAACGCAGACAAAGTGCCCTCGGGAGTTTATGTCTACAGGCTTACAGGCAATAAAGTTGCTATGAGCAGAAAGATGATGCTGGTCAGATAA
- a CDS encoding SDR family NAD(P)-dependent oxidoreductase: MRNKEMEIKNKVIIVTGASGGIGLAAARLLAEHEANVVLVARSTEKLQKLSQEIPNSFAVTADMRDEIAIRQISFRIP, encoded by the coding sequence ATGAGGAATAAAGAAATGGAAATTAAAAATAAAGTGATCATTGTAACGGGGGCTTCAGGCGGAATAGGCCTTGCCGCGGCAAGGCTCCTTGCAGAGCATGAAGCCAACGTTGTGCTGGTTGCCCGTTCGACCGAAAAACTTCAAAAGCTGAGTCAGGAAATCCCAAATTCATTTGCGGTAACCGCGGACATGCGCGATGAAATTGCAATACGCCAGATTTCTTTCAGAATACCATAA